Below is a genomic region from Penaeus vannamei isolate JL-2024 chromosome 18, ASM4276789v1, whole genome shotgun sequence.
ATACATAAAACTGTCAGTCAAGCTAACTAATGTGATGAAATTCATATACCATCTTAAAACCTAGAAAATAAAATGTCCACTTTGTTCATATTAGCCAATTAATGAAAAATGATTTTGAGCAAATTAGATCATTCCTTAGCTTAGCATAGAGATATCTGTTCCTAGCCTAATATCTATATTAGTATGACAGTCTGTTTCTCAAAATGTGTAACAAATGCTTCTTGTATATTCAGGAACTCAAAATTCTATGAATACATAGCAAGATATCTTTactcaaaaacaagaaaatattacTTTAGCCTCGTCTCTATAAGACCCTACTACACAATGTTCCATCAAGAAACCAACAAAAACTCTCACTTCCGAGACAAGTTGAAATTCAAAAGTATCACATCAAAAAAGTACGTCTCTATAGTTACACATTATATATCGTTCATTATATGAAACCAACTCCCTTCTCACACATAAAAAACATCCCTTCCTCACCTGCTTGGACTTGTGAATGCCATAAGCAAGAATCAGCTGGTTGGTGACGTCAGCCAGAGAGTGCAAGGCTTCGGCAAAAAGACTGTGGGACCCTGTGAAGGCCCAGGCACCAAGCTTCATCACAAGGTTAGCTCCATttctatgaaaataaaaaggcGGTGTTGGGTCTGTGAACatgacgaggaaagggagagagaaagggagagggaatgggagtgagaaCGTGAAAGGTCCAAGACTACTTGGATTTAGAGACATGGGTTGCAAGGAATGAAAAGATAGaacatatggaaaaaaaaaagatagagaaagaaaagaaagaaaaaaggagaaaataagacagAATCCTCAAATcaaccccagaaaaaaaaatatatatatatatccttacatggCAACTGCTGTCCACACCACATTGCCCGAAATATCCTTGCCGTTGCCCCCAGGCGTGAGGGGTTCGGGGATGCTCCTCTGGTCACGCCGGTACTCTTTCATGATCCTCTTCACATTGAAGATGTCtatggggcgagagagaggaagagagggttttTGCATGAGCCACaggtcttcttttcattctttttttttttgcttgagggATGACCGATTTGCAGAAAAGTTGAAAAGAGAATTCTTTTGTTCCCCTTGTTATTCTttaatgggggttggggtgggtgggttatcTCCTTACCTGaaactttttacttcttttcccttaactttttttctgtttctaaaaTAATCAGAATTAAAAGCCAATAAGGGGAATAAAATTGATCTATATTAAGAGCAAAAATATAGAACAAGAAATTTTtacaaaatcaaatcaaataatggAGAGAACATGATGAAGGCaaagaataaaaacacataaaaaatatagcaTCAAATACAGAAAACTAAAAACTGGTTATAAAATTCTTCTCACCCGATTGATGTCATTGTGATATGAATTACTTAAACAAGGTTCATATATTCCATATAAATGACAACTTGCAGTATTCATTGTGCAACAACCATTTTATAACCAGCCTCAATTCTACCTTTCTACAAATGCAccacaaggaaggaaggaaggaagacaggaaggaaggaaggaaggaaagatggaaggaaggaaggcaggaagggagggggagagaggagaggagagaagagagaaggagaggagagaaggaggagagaggaggaagagagaggaggaagagagaggaggaagagagaggaggaggagagaggaggaggagagagaaggagagaaagaggaaagaaagaggagagaaagaggagagaaagaggagagagagagagagagagagaaagagagagagagagagagagagagagagagagagagagagagagagagagagagagagagagagagagagagagagagagagagagagagagagagagagagagagagagagaatgaatcagtTGAATCTAGCATAAAATCTGTAAGGTGATTAGAGATATATTGGGCCACAGTTATTTCATTCCTTGGTTTATGGATTTTATTTCAGAAAACCTCTGACACGAAGccgcaaaataaaaaaaattgggaGTTTCTTAATTTCTGGGAACATGttacaagcagaaaaaaataacgaaatatcgGTGACAAAACTACACGTCTGGAAATGGCATTGTTCACATGCCCACAGACAGGAATCATCTCCAGTGACCTATTGTGCTTGAGACAAACAGCAGATACCATAAATTGTGGAGGTTTCTATACGTTTATCTgactaaaaaaacagaaaagcggAATCAAATTATATTGGTTCAGGTacggctgaaaaaaaaaaaaaagttgatttctaaattatttttattttcgataaTCGTGATAAATAAGGGTAGCAGAtccataaacaaagaaataaactaaTTGTCGCCTTACTATAAAAAAAGGAGCAAAACAGCCATATTCAATCTGAAGCATGCAAATGACAGAAGCAATAAATTACTCACATACTGGAAAAAATGATtaccatataataataataataataatcaaaaagtgCTTACCAAAATGATCAAGAATCACATTgcaatctgtctgtgtgtgtgaatgagtgagcaaAGAGCAgttaagtatgagagagagagagagagggagagagggagagagggagagagagagagagagagagagagagagagagagtgagagtgagagtgagagtgagagtgagagtgagagtgagagtgagagtgagagtgagagtgagagtgagtgtgagtgtgagtgtgagtgtgagtgtgtgtgtgtgtgtgtgtgtgtgtgtgtgtgtgtgtgtgtgtgtgtgtgtgtgtgtgtgtgtgtgtgtgtgtgtgtgtgtgtgtgtgtgtgtgtgtgtgtgtgtatgtgtgtgtgtgagagagtgagtgagtgagaggtaaGGCAGAAAAAAACGAGTGACGCTCTATCTTGTGACAAGGTATCACATTTTCTCTAGCATATATATCCAAACTGAAGATTTTGGCAAAGTCCATATTCAAAAACTCTAATAGTACATAATATTGCTCCTGGTCCTTCTCAAGTTTTACGTCTCATATGCCAAGTTAAGTCACTTATTATCATCTATCCTTTCACTGTTCAAAATTCTTCTTTCTATTGTTCCTACCAAATTTTCCTTAAGTGTAACTCATTAGGCCTTCACTCAATTATGATATCATATGCACATGGACTAAAGGAGGGAGCACAGCTCAGTAGATGAACACTGGCTGTGAAACTACAAGATCCCATGTTTGCTTCCAGCCAGCCCATTTCAGGCGAGTCAACTTACTAAGTATATATTCCCATCCCTATGCTGATGTCAAAGTCAGACCAGAAATGTTCCCTACGACTTCTTGGATGAGATCAACTTTGCCTATGATGGGTTGTATTGATACAATATGCATAACATAGCAACCTATAGTTTGCTCTGGCATATTATCACTGTGAATGTCTATGATGTtagtatatgtctaaatatatgaaACCAAAATCAGGTGCAAGATAAGCAAGCAATTACTCAAAGTAACTAATTACTAAAAGCAGTTACTGAAAATATTTGTCAACACATTTCTGAAGTGCTAAGCAAAGGGGCACTCTCTCTTTGGCTTGCCTTAGAAACTGCAGAACCAAAGCATTAGCAAATGAGCCACCTGAGTAATCCCAATTGGATGGTTCATTAGCATAAACCATTTGCATCTACATTCAACTGCTCAGTGTGCAAATGCATCAGGCCTTACTGCCAAATACAAGCGGCACCCTCTGAGCACCAAAGACACATAAAAGAATCCATCTATCTTTTCCATTTGAAAAAATTTGGGACTGATAACAATTtaggaaaaatgagggaaaactTCCCAGTGAAAGAGAGACCACCCCCTGTCAAGATTTACGTCTCAAGAAATCAAAAGATCTTAAGTACCTcgattctttatcttcttcaagGTTTTCCTTATAATGTAAACCTTCTTCATAGCTTTTTTCACATTAAATACATCCACTGAGCcaaacaacaaaaggaaagaaaatattataGACATTAGTGGAATGATAACTATGTACCCCTGAAGAAGTTAAGTACATTTTTGCAACAAATTATTGATGAAGTACTTACTAATAAATGTAAATCattttttgtacatatacatattctataaatCTTCAATCAACTATTGAATTACTTAAATCATTCCATAACATTAAGAACATTTTTAGATAAACTTAAATCAACAATTAACAATCTAATCAAGATGCTGAACATATCTCTACCAAAAAATCTTAATAACAGAATGCAAGTCTTACCTTTTGACAGTTAAAAAGGTAAACAGATCTTTTAGCTATCTGTTTCGCAAAGAACACAATCTACAGTTCTCAAAAAGTGTCATGGTCACACGGAAGAATTTGCTACTCGAAAAGCAAGCAATATAATAAGGATTTTTTTACTGAATATAAGAAAAGATTCACCTAAACAAATTTTAATATCAACTCAAGATATGACACAGtgtaaaaaaataagtataatcTTCCACATATTGATAAAGTGTTAATGTGGAGATATACCACTTATACAGAGCATTTAAAAGATACAACTTTGCTTTTGATTCCTGCCCTATGGGAATGCCATGCACATCCTACGATTGACTGATGCTAGCAAGATTTTTCCttaagatgaataaatacacaataaaCAATGAGACTTACTCTCTTTATACtgtttcacttccttctctctcttcattttttccttctctaaggCTTCTATGCTTCCCCATACTTGCACAGCTCTGAAATTCATAGGAAAAAATGACTGCAGAATCCCTGAAATGACTTAGTGCTTAAGCCTCCAACACTGCAACTGCTTCatcaaagaaagcaaaagagaagcaAAATCCTGTATCTAATGGTGCACTCTCCAACTGATATACTTGCTTACCTCAAATTAAGTAGCAAAATAAGACAGCAGAGTTTAGAACTTATGGTGACAAAtgctaaaaaaatatgaatgagaatcaaCAATTCCACAATGCAAAATGTATAACAAACAATTAGTCTTCAAAATCTGCAGTTCTACATGAAGGCAAAACTAACAAGAAACAAATCATGAATCTCAATCAAACCACTCACTTTTCCTCAACATCCTTCCTCCAATAAACAGTTATGGGCGGCTCGTTTTCAAAAGGTGATCTTCTCTTGGTTTTGCGAAGATTCTCCAAGTCCGAGGGCTTTAGGAGGAACTCGGCCATTGCACGCACAGCTGTGATGAAGTTGCGTTCTGTGAAGGGGTGTGAGGTATCaaacttcaccctctccttcttgcgTGGCATTactgggaagaaaaagggagttcAGTTATCACAGGGTAAAGTACTTAGATGTATACAATAACATGAATATTCAATCCTTAAAATCTCTTAAAAGCAATCTAATAACCTTAAACAACAGTACCTTTAATGACTGCCTCTTTCAGCCGAGCTGTGGCTGAGGCAGGCTGGGAGGGGGTCGCCTCGGCAGCACCCCCTCCCTTTGAGTCTGGGGGGGACCCTGGGGGTTGGTTAGTGTTTGCAAGTCGGCGGCAGAGCTGCACAAGACGCACTTGCTGGTAGCGGCTGTAACTCAACTCGGTCTTCTTGGGGTGAACGCAGATTGCAGCCGGACCAACTGTAATGGAAATACAATAGTTAAAAAAAAGGGAGTCATCtagtcttttattttttaaacaaaaatCATACAACAGACAAAGCAGTGATATATCAAGATTATTTACTCAAAGCATGTATAAAATAATATCATCTCCTTTTCCACCAATAATATATCCACATtgcttaaatacatatacacccatacaacATATACCAATAATGCCTATCCAACAAGTACCAACAAAAAACTCTTGGTCTTACTAAAACACGCAAACTTTTTGCTTCCATGATGAACCTTGTCTCTCACAATGAAGTGTAGGATATTAAATGTTCTGGTATACATCCTCCCACCTGCAAGAAAGTTATCAGTAAATTAATCTCATCAAAGTACTTTTTTCACATTTCAAAACTAAACATACCAGAAATAAAAATGTGACAGGTATTCCTCTgtagaagaaaagatggaaaatcaTTCTTTTTATCCAATATCTTTGTGGGGAGGTATGGTGACAATATAAACAGCaatgaaaaacaatatatatatagcaataattattcatacaggattcttttatttttttgacagCAAAAACTGTCGGATATCTTTCTTAAATTTTATTGTGGggatatctttctatcttctaaTAGTCaacaatttcattaaaaaaaaataataataaataataataatcttgaaagATTATAAAATTCATGATTTTTGGGACTATATCTACCATGCACATGACATTGAAATGATGCAAACAGATTATGCTTCTGGATGGTACAAAGcccatactattactactactactactatcaataatgataataataataataataattcaataataaagataacaccaacaacacaaacaataaaaataacaacaatatcatatcaataatcctcatcatcatcataatcattattggtatcacaaaaataaaaaaataatattaatagtcatcatgatcataatcattatcattatcatatcaacaataatgataataataataaaatacatcccCAACAATTCACTCTTTCAACACAGTTCAGAAATCTGGTCATTATCTTAACCTGCGGTCACTGACAAAACTGGAAGAGTCTAccccaaaatatttttttccccttttaacaagacaagatacacatgcataaaaaTTTTAAGATATGACCCTGAGACCAAAGTAGCAACAGCTGTACCTAGCAATTAATCCAGACTACAGAAAATACTAAATCTCATGAttattgtaaataaaaaaataaaaccagataCAAAAATACTTGCATTCCTCTTCACTAAACATCAAGCCAATCCTTCTGTACAAAAGCCTGCTTTGAAAACCTCCTTGAGATCTCTATCTAATCTTTGCATAGTAGTGCATTTAGCCTAATGTCATGCTGTCATAAAGAGTAAattgttatctattttttgtcttcaCTTGGAAACAATATAATTCAATGTGTGTCTGCCTGTaaacatatgcaaataaatatatataaatgtatactataaacatattatatacatatatgcaaatatgtatatatgtatatcatatatatatatatatatatttttttttttttttttttcttttttttttttttgtatatgtacacacacacacacacacacacacacacacacacacacacacacacacacacacacacacacacacacacacacacacacacacacacacacacacatacacatacacatacataaatatatatatatacgcaaatatacatacatacatacataatatatatatatatatatatatatatatatatatatatgtatatatatatatatatatatatatataaagaaatatatatatatatatgtatatatatatatatatatatatatatatataaacacagaaatatatatatatatatatatatatatataaatatttatatatatatatataaatatatatatatatatatatatatatatatatatatatatatatatatatacatataaaaacacagaaatatatatatatatatatatatatatatatatatatatatatatatatatatataaatatatatatatatatatatatatatatatatatatatatatatatacacacataaacacagaaatgtatatatatatatatatatatatatatatatatatatatatatatatacacacacacataaacacagaaatacatatacatatatatatgtatatatatatatatatatatatatatatatatatatatatatatatatatatatcatatatcatatatatatatatatatgtatatatatatatatatatatatgtatatatatatcatatatatatatatatatcatatatatatatacatatatcatatatatatatatatatatatatatatatatatatatcatatatatatatatatatcatatatatatatatatatatatcatatatatatatattatatatatcatatatatatatatcatatatatatatatatcatatatatataaatatttatatatatcatatatatatatatatatttggtatatatacactatatatatatatatacatatatatatatatatatatatatatatatatatatcatatatatatatataaatatatatatatatatatatatatatatatatatatatatatatttatattatatatatatatatatatatatatatatatatatatatatatattatataatatatataatatacatatatatatatatatatatattatataatatatatataatatatatataatacaaatatatataatatatatataatatatatatatatatatatatatatatatatatatatatatatatttatgatatatatataatatatatatattatataaatacatatatatatatatatatatatatatatatatatatatatatatatatatataatatatatatacataatatatacatatatacataatatatatatatccatacatatacatatatataaatatgtatatatatacatatatacatgtatacatatatatacatacatacatatatacacatacatacatatatacatatatatacacatatatatatacatacaaatatacatatatatacacatacaaatatacatatatatatacacatacaaatatacatatatatacacatacaaatatacatatatatatacatacaaatatacatatatatatacatacaaatatacatatatatatatatttggtatatatatactatatatatatatatacatgtatatatatatgtatatatatatatatatatatatatatatagatagatagatagatagatatatgcttacatatttacacacacacatatatatatacacatatacataaattcatacataagaaaaaaaatatatatatatatacatcaacacacaacttgtacacacacacacac
It encodes:
- the ZnT49B gene encoding proton-coupled zinc antiporter SLC30A9, mitochondrial isoform X2, whose amino-acid sequence is MLRCLRESGRMYTRTFNILHFIVRDKVHHGSKKFACFIGPAAICVHPKKTELSYSRYQQVRLVQLCRRLANTNQPPGSPPDSKGGGAAEATPSQPASATARLKEAVIKVMPRKKERVKFDTSHPFTERNFITAVRAMAEFLLKPSDLENLRKTKRRSPFENEPPITVYWRKDVEEKAVQVWGSIEALEKEKMKREKEVKQYKENIFNVKRIMKEYRRDQRSIPEPLTPGGNGKDISGNVVWTAVAINGANLVMKLGAWAFTGSHSLFAEALHSLADVTNQLILAYGIHKSKQRADVIHPYGYTTMRYVSSLISGAMIFCVGAGLSFQHGISGLMAPSEVVPLYWAFYILGGSLITEGGTLLMAAHAIRKGAQQQQMSFTEYVLRSQDPSVNVVLLEDMAAVIGVSVAMACMGLTSITGSHIPDAIGSCLIGGILAGVSGFIIYTNSAALVGKSIPQYRLEKINDELERDVLIRAIYDVKGIDMGTGLVRYKAEVDFDGRELTRGYLDKQDLDAIMKEIQAIKTVDEVEAFMLKHGENIVDSLGAEVDRIEKTLKKAHPEIRHCDLEIL
- the ZnT49B gene encoding proton-coupled zinc antiporter SLC30A9, mitochondrial isoform X3; this translates as MYTRTFNILHFIVRDKVHHGSKKFACFIGPAAICVHPKKTELSYSRYQQVRLVQLCRRLANTNQPPGSPPDSKGGGAAEATPSQPASATARLKEAVIKVMPRKKERVKFDTSHPFTERNFITAVRAMAEFLLKPSDLENLRKTKRRSPFENEPPITVYWRKDVEEKAVQVWGSIEALEKEKMKREKEVKQYKENIFNVKRIMKEYRRDQRSIPEPLTPGGNGKDISGNVVWTAVAINGANLVMKLGAWAFTGSHSLFAEALHSLADVTNQLILAYGIHKSKQRADVIHPYGYTTMRYVSSLISGAMIFCVGAGLSFQHGISGLMAPSEVVPLYWAFYILGGSLITEGGTLLMAAHAIRKGAQQQQMSFTEYVLRSQDPSVNVVLLEDMAAVIGVSVAMACMGLTSITGSHIPDAIGSCLIGGILAGVSGFIIYTNSAALVGKSIPQYRLEKINDELERDVLIRAIYDVKGIDMGTGLVRYKAEVDFDGRELTRGYLDKQDLDAIMKEIQAIKTVDEVEAFMLKHGENIVDSLGAEVDRIEKTLKKAHPEIRHCDLEIL
- the ZnT49B gene encoding proton-coupled zinc antiporter SLC30A9, mitochondrial isoform X1 — its product is MLRCLRESGRMYTRTFNILHFIVRDKVHHGSKKFACFIGPAAICVHPKKTELSYSRYQQVRLVQLCRRLANTNQPPGSPPDSKGGGAAEATPSQPASATARLKEAVIKVMPRKKERVKFDTSHPFTERNFITAVRAMAEFLLKPSDLENLRKTKRRSPFENEPPITVYWRKDVEEKAVQVWGSIEALEKEKMKREKEVKQYKEMDVFNVKKAMKKVYIIRKTLKKIKNRDIFNVKRIMKEYRRDQRSIPEPLTPGGNGKDISGNVVWTAVAINGANLVMKLGAWAFTGSHSLFAEALHSLADVTNQLILAYGIHKSKQRADVIHPYGYTTMRYVSSLISGAMIFCVGAGLSFQHGISGLMAPSEVVPLYWAFYILGGSLITEGGTLLMAAHAIRKGAQQQQMSFTEYVLRSQDPSVNVVLLEDMAAVIGVSVAMACMGLTSITGSHIPDAIGSCLIGGILAGVSGFIIYTNSAALVGKSIPQYRLEKINDELERDVLIRAIYDVKGIDMGTGLVRYKAEVDFDGRELTRGYLDKQDLDAIMKEIQAIKTVDEVEAFMLKHGENIVDSLGAEVDRIEKTLKKAHPEIRHCDLEIL